A section of the Clostridium sp. TW13 genome encodes:
- a CDS encoding response regulator transcription factor, with product MSQEKILIVDDEVNIVELIKFNLENSGYKASVAYDGVEAVKIAKEEQPQLILLDLMLPKMDGYEVCKEIRKDSLTANIPIIMLTAKGEELDKILGLELGADDYLTKPFSVRELTARVKAILRRTQYVSKSERNFKVGNLNIDFLKHEVLKDQKIVDLTLKEFELLENLVKNRGKVLTRDLLLDKIWGYEYIGETRTVDVHIRHLRKKIEDDDKNPKFIETIRGIGYRFTTGE from the coding sequence ATGTCGCAGGAAAAAATATTAATCGTGGATGATGAAGTGAACATAGTTGAATTAATTAAATTTAATCTAGAAAATTCAGGATATAAGGCTTCAGTTGCATATGATGGTGTTGAAGCAGTAAAAATAGCTAAAGAAGAACAACCTCAGCTTATACTTTTAGATTTAATGCTTCCGAAAATGGATGGGTATGAGGTGTGTAAAGAAATACGAAAAGATTCTTTAACCGCTAATATTCCTATAATAATGCTTACCGCAAAAGGTGAAGAATTAGACAAGATTTTGGGCCTTGAACTTGGTGCAGATGATTATTTGACAAAGCCATTTTCTGTACGAGAATTAACTGCTAGAGTGAAAGCTATTTTAAGAAGAACTCAATATGTTTCAAAATCAGAAAGAAACTTTAAGGTAGGAAATTTAAATATTGACTTTTTGAAGCATGAAGTATTAAAGGATCAGAAAATTGTAGATTTAACATTAAAAGAATTTGAATTGTTAGAGAATTTAGTAAAGAATAGAGGAAAAGTACTAACAAGAGATTTACTTTTAGATAAGATATGGGGATATGAATATATTGGTGAAACAAGAACAGTGGATGTTCACATAAGGCATTTAAGAAAAAAAATAGAGGATGATGATAAAAACCCTAAGTTTATTGAAACTATTAGAGGGATAGGGTATAGA
- the pgeF gene encoding peptidoglycan editing factor PgeF, giving the protein MQIKTIGESEVISYENDEYEVMFSTAAKGTSYNISMPDTKLKLDDLARKLNLNKISYLKQIHSDKIVLLKKDDNIQGQVEGDAIITNLDKLAIGVFTADCVPVIAVDTCNHVIAAIHSGWKGTINNIVGKTILKMQTDFQCKVENLKIFIGPHNKVCCYEVSEELIMQFKSNDMFENQPINQDRYLNLEQCIIAQCTNCGILQQQITTSDYCTFCSTNPIFHSYRKDKEKSGRQISLIYLK; this is encoded by the coding sequence ATGCAAATAAAGACCATAGGAGAATCAGAAGTTATATCTTACGAAAATGATGAATACGAGGTAATGTTTTCAACAGCAGCTAAAGGTACAAGTTATAATATTTCTATGCCTGATACAAAGCTAAAGTTAGATGATTTAGCAAGAAAATTAAATTTAAATAAAATCTCTTATTTAAAGCAAATTCACTCCGATAAAATAGTTCTTTTAAAAAAGGATGATAACATTCAAGGACAAGTTGAAGGAGATGCTATAATAACTAATTTGGACAAATTAGCAATTGGAGTTTTTACAGCTGATTGTGTTCCTGTAATAGCAGTAGACACTTGTAATCATGTAATAGCAGCAATACATAGTGGATGGAAAGGAACAATAAACAATATTGTAGGAAAAACTATTTTGAAGATGCAAACAGATTTTCAATGTAAAGTTGAGAATTTAAAGATATTTATAGGACCACATAATAAGGTATGCTGTTATGAAGTTTCTGAAGAACTTATTATGCAGTTTAAGAGCAATGACATGTTTGAAAATCAGCCAATAAATCAAGATAGATACTTAAATTTGGAGCAATGTATTATTGCACAATGTACTAATTGTGGCATTTTACAGCAGCAAATAACAACAAGTGATTATTGTACTTTTTGCTCAACAAATCCTATATTCCATTCATATAGAAAAGATAAAGAAAAGTCAGGAAGGCAAATCTCTTTAATATATTTAAAATAA